From the Streptomyces sp. Sge12 genome, the window ACCGGGACCGGCTGAAGTCGGCGCTGGCAGCCGAGGGGTTCGTCAACCTGCCCGAGGAGTGGTGGCACTTCACGTACAAACCCGAACTGTTCCCCGACACGTACTTCGACTTCCCCGTCGCGTACCGGTCCGTCCTTGGACACCGCCCCTGAGGATGCCGTACGCCGCGGCCCGGACGGGACGCCGGAGGAGGCGGGGGGCGGCGTGCCCGGCCGTCACTGCGCGGCGTCGGCCGACCAGTCGATGCGCGGTGGCCGTACGGCGGCACAGAGCGGCCGGCCCTTGGCATCGGTGAGCCCGAGCCGTCCCACCAGCCGGCCGGAGCTCAGCGCGGCGGCCGCCGTCTCCGGCGCGACCGCGTCGAGCATCAGTTTGGCGCGGCGGAACATGGTGAAACCGCCGGCGTCGTCCACGCTCCCCCACGACAGATAGACGAACCGGCCGGCGGGCCGGCCCTGGACGTACGGCCCCTTCAGGTCGATCCCGGCATCGGTCGGGGTCGCCGTGCATTCCAGGGTCCACGTCGCCGAGGCGGCGTCGCCGGGGTACAGCCCGAGCAACTCGCCCGGACGGTCGCGGCGCTGGACGGCGACGTGGATGTTGCTCCGGCCGGGGAAGTCGGGAGCGGGGGGACAGTGGCGCCCGGGAAGGTCGACGGCCTCGATCCGAATCTGCATGGGACCATCCTGCCCCGGGCGGGCCGTTGCGCGGCGCCCGGACGAAACCGCCGCCGGGATGCGCGGGACGCGGCGGCGGCGGACAGTGGAGGCGGGGCCTGCGGCAGACCGGGAGGACCCACGTGATGGACGACGGCCCGACACCGAGACCGACACCCCACCCGACGACTTCGCCCTTCATGACGGAGGACGCGTTCCGCTCCCTGCACGCCGAGCTGCTCCGGCGGGCACCCACCGGCGCGGAGCACCGGCACGGAGCTCTCGCCCACCTGACCCCCGAGCGCGTGGTCGCGGCCGCGACCGCCGTGCGCCACGGGCGCACCCTGTCGCTGGCGGCCCCCATCGAGACGCAGCCGGGCCCGGACGATCCGCAGCCCGCCGTCTACCGCCTGACCGCGCCGACCGGGCCGGAGACCGGCACCCCGGGGGTGCATTTCGCCCTGGACCGGTTCGCGATGAACGTGCACGGGGACGCCCACAGCCATCTCGACGCGCTGTGCCACGTCGTGTTCGACGGCGAGCTCCACGGCGGCGTCCCGGAGAGCCGCCTGGCGGCGGGCGGCGCCCGTCGGATCACCCTCGACCTGGTGCGCGACGGGATCGTCGGCCCCGGGGTCCTGCTGGACGTCCCGCGGCTGCGCGGGGTCGCCTGGCTGGAGCCCGGGGACTTCGTGACCGTCGAGGAACTGACGGCGGCCGAGGAGGCCCAGGGCGTCCGGATCGGTCCGGGCGACCTGCTGCTCGTACGGGTCGGACACCGCCGTCGGCGCCGGGAGACCGGCGCCTGGGACGCGGCGCACTCCCGGGCGGGCCTGCATCCGGCGTGCATGCGGCTGCTGGCCGAACGGCAGGTCGCCGTCCTCGGCTCGGACGGCAACAACGACACGGCCCCGAGCCCGGTGTCCGGCGTGCCCTTCCCCGTGCACGTCCTGGCCCTGCACGCCCTGGGCATGCACCTCATGGACTACCTGGACCTGGACGAACTGGCCGACGCGTGCGCGGAGCTCGGGCGCTGGCGGTTCCTGTGCACGGTGGCGCCGCTGCGGCTGCCCGGGGCCACCGGCTCCCCGGTGAACCCGATCGCGGTCCTGTGACCCGCGCCCGCCGCCGACGGCGGACAGCGGCCCCGTACGCCCCCGGGTGCCGCACGGCCAGGCTGCGTATACGTTCGAAGGGGGATCCTGCCGCGAGCCGCCCGCCGGGCCCGCCGGGCGGCGGCACCGCAACCCGAGGACGGTGATCCGGTTGAACGACGCTCCGCACTACGATGTCATCGTCATCGGAACGGGGGCGGGCGGCGGTACGCTCGCCCACCGGCTCGCCCCGTCCGGGAAGCGGGTGCTGATCCTCGAACGCGGCGGCTTCCTCCCCCGCGAACGCGACAACTGGGATTCGACGGCCGTGTTCGTCAAGGGCAAGTACCGCGCGCCCGAGTTCTGGTTCGACCGGCACGGCCGCGAGTTCCCTCCCGAGGTCAACTACTACGTCGGCGGCAACACCAAGTTCTACGGCGCGGCGCTGTTCCGGCTGCGCCCCGAGGACTTCGGGGAGCTGCGCCACCACGACGGGATCTCGCCCGCCTGGCCGCTCCGTTACGAGGACCTGGAGCCGTACTACACCCAGGCGGAGCACCTCTACCGGGTGCACGGCCGGCACGGCGAGGACCCCACGGAGGGTCCGGCGAGTGCCCAGTACGCGCACCCGCCGGTGGAACACGAG encodes:
- a CDS encoding DUF5990 family protein, with the protein product MQIRIEAVDLPGRHCPPAPDFPGRSNIHVAVQRRDRPGELLGLYPGDAASATWTLECTATPTDAGIDLKGPYVQGRPAGRFVYLSWGSVDDAGGFTMFRRAKLMLDAVAPETAAAALSSGRLVGRLGLTDAKGRPLCAAVRPPRIDWSADAAQ
- a CDS encoding cyclase family protein; this encodes MTEDAFRSLHAELLRRAPTGAEHRHGALAHLTPERVVAAATAVRHGRTLSLAAPIETQPGPDDPQPAVYRLTAPTGPETGTPGVHFALDRFAMNVHGDAHSHLDALCHVVFDGELHGGVPESRLAAGGARRITLDLVRDGIVGPGVLLDVPRLRGVAWLEPGDFVTVEELTAAEEAQGVRIGPGDLLLVRVGHRRRRRETGAWDAAHSRAGLHPACMRLLAERQVAVLGSDGNNDTAPSPVSGVPFPVHVLALHALGMHLMDYLDLDELADACAELGRWRFLCTVAPLRLPGATGSPVNPIAVL